One genomic region from Ovis canadensis isolate MfBH-ARS-UI-01 breed Bighorn chromosome 24, ARS-UI_OviCan_v2, whole genome shotgun sequence encodes:
- the GRID2IP gene encoding delphilin isoform X2 — protein MGKDQGFSRHFRIFIPKKHRARFDEVVSQGLLGKLCRARRTHGAQRLRRSRSEERPERLLVSTRASAAPRRPDEPPPRKAASLLGGRAGPGGARRTVRVYKGNKSFGFTLRGHGPVWIESVLPGSPADNASLKSGDRILFLNGLDMRNCSHDKVVSMLQGSGAMPTLVVEEGLVPFASDSDSMDSPNPSSALTSLQWVAEILPSSIRVQGRTFSQQLEHLLTPPERYGVCRALESFFQHRNIDTLIVDVYPVLDTPAKQVLWQFIYQLLTYEEQELCQEKIACFLGYTAMTAEPESEPEPELEPEPAPEPQMRSSLRASSMCRRSLRSQGLEASLGCGPSDCPEMPLPPIPGERQAGDGTSLPETPNPKMMSAVYAELESRLSSSFKGKMGTSSRARASPPLPSAAGPAGPRTRSSISWPSEQLLPSPCYYPLCSEGLASPSSSESHPYASLDSSRAPSPQPGPGPVCAESPPSPDPSRRPSSRRKLFAFSRPVRSRDTDRFLDALSEQLGPRVTIVEDFLSPENDYEEMSFHDDQGSFITNERSSASECISSSEEGSSLTYSSLSDHIPPPPLSPPPPPPLPFHDPKPSSSRTPDGPRGPAPALPKPLAQLGHPVPPPPPPPLPPPVPCAPPMLPRGLGHRRSETSHMSVKRLRWEQVENSEGTIWGQLGEDSDYDKLSDMVKYLDLELHFGTQKAAKPVPGPEPFRKKEVVEILSHKKAYNTSILLAHLKLSPAELRQVLMSMEPRRLEPAHLAQLLLFAPDADEEQRYQAYREAPGRLSEPDQFVLQMLSVPEYKTRLRSLHFQATLQEKTEEIRGSLECLRQASLELKNSRKLAKILEFVLAMGNYLNDGQPQTNKTTGFKINFLTELNSTKTVDGKSTFLHILAKSLSQHFPELLGFAQDLPTVPLAAKVNQRALTSDLADLHGTISEIQAACQSMSPSSEDKFAVVMASFLETAQPLLRALDGLQREAMEELGKALAFFGEDSKATTSEAFFGIFAEFMSKFERALGDLQAAEGPRSSGMVSPLAW, from the exons ATGGGGAAGGACCAGGGCTTCTCTCGGCACTTTCG GATCTTCATCCCCAAGAAGCACCGGGCGCGCTTCGACGAGGTGGTGTCTCAGGGTCTGCTGGGCAAGCTGTGCCGCGCGCGGCGGACGCACGGAGCGCAGCGGCTGCGCCGGAGCCGCAGCGAGGAGCGGCCCGAGCGCCTCCTGGTGTCCACGCGCGCCAGCGCCGCCCCTCGCCGCCCCGACGAGCCGCCCCCGCGCAAGGCCGCCTCTCTGCTGGGCGGCCGCGCGGGCCCCGGGGGCGCGCGCAG GACAGTCCGAGTCTACAAGGGCAACAAGAGCTTCGGCTTCACGCTGCGTGGCCATGGACCTGTCTGGATCGAGTCTGTCTTGCCTG GGAGCCCGGCTGACAATGCCTCTCTCAAGTCAGGCGACCGGATCCTCTTCCTCAATGGACTGGACATGAG GAACTGCTCCCACGACAAGGTGGTGTCCATGCTCCAGGGCAGCGGTGCCATGCCCACGCTGGTGGTGGAGGAGGGGCTCGTCCCGTTCGCCAGCG ATTCCGACTCGATGGATTCCCCCAACCCGTCGTCGGCGCTCACCTCCCTGCAGTGGGTGGCAGAGATCCTCCCGTCCAGTATCCGAGTGCAGGGGAGGACCTTCAGCCAGCAGCTGGAGCACCTGCTCACGCCCCCCGAGCGCTACGGGGTCTGCCGGGCCCTCGAGAGCTTCTTCCAGCACAG gaaCATCGACACCCTCATCGTCGATGTCTACCCGGTGCTCGACACTCCGGCCAAGCAGGTCCTCTGGCAGTTCATCTACCAGCTGCTAACCTACGAGGAGCAGGAACTCTGCCAGGAGAAGATCGCCTGCTTCCTGGGCTACACGGCCATGACCG CAGAGCCCGAGTCCGAGCCGGAGCCAGAGCTTGAGCCTGAGCCGGCGCCTGAGCCCCAGATGCGGAGCTCGCTGAGGGCCTCCTCCATGTGCCGCCGCAGCCTCCGCTCCCAGGGCCTGGAGGCCAGCCTTGGCTGTG GTCCCAGCGACTGTCCAGAGATGCCTCTTCCTCCCATCCCAGGCGAGCGCCAGGCGGGAGATGGCACATCCCTCCCCGAGACGCCCAACCCCAAGATG ATGTCAGCCGTCTACGCGGAGCTCGAGTCCCGCCTGAGCAGCAGCTTCAAAGGGAAGATGGGGACCAGCTCCCGAGCCCGCGCCTCCCCGCCACTGCCCAGCGCAGCAGGCCCAGCAG GGCCCAGGACCCGGTCCAGCATCTCATGGCCCAGCGAGCAGCTCCTGCCCTCCCCCTGCTACTACCCGCTGTGCTCAGAGGGCCTGGCCTCCCCCAGCAGCTCCGAGTCCCACCCCTACGCCAGCCTGGACAGCAGCCGGGCACCTTCCCCTCAGCCGGGCCCCGGGCCCGTCTGCGCCGAGAGCCCCCCCAGCCCGGACCCCAGCCGCCGCCCCTCCAGCCGCCGGAAGCTCTTCGCCTTCTCCCGCCCTGTGCGAAGCCGGGACACCGACCGCTTCCTGGATGCGCTGAGTGAGCAGCTGGGCCCCCGGGTCACCATCGTGGAGGATTTCCTGAGCCCTGAGAATGACTATGAGGAG ATGAGCTTCCACGACGACCAGGGCAGCTTCATCACCAACGAGAGGAGCAGCGCCAGCGAGTGCATCAGCAGCAGCGAGGAAGGCAGCTCCCTGACCTACTCCTCCCTCTCTGACCacatccccccgccccccctcagccccccacccccaccgcccttGCCCTTCCATGACCCCAAGCCCAGCAGCTCCCGCACCCCGGACGGGCCCCGGGGCCCTGCTCCAGCGCTGCCCAAGCCCCTCGCCCAGCTCGGCCACCCggtccccccaccgcccccgccgcccctgcccccacccgtCCCCTGTGCACCCCCCATGCTTCCCCGGGGCCTGGGCCACCGCCGCAGCGAGACCAGCCACATGAGTGTCAAGCGCCTGCGGTGGGAGCAGGTGGAGAACTCAGAAGGCACCATCTGGGGACAG CTCGGGGAGGACTCCGACTACGATAAGCTGAGTGACATGGTGAAATACCTCGACCTGGAGCTCCACTTTGGCACCCAGAAAGCTGCCA AGCCGGTGCCGGGGCCTGAGCCCTTCAGGAAGAAGGAGGTGGTGGAGATCCTGTCCCACAAGAAGGCCTACAATACCT CCATCCTGCTGGCGCACCTGAAGCTGAGCCCGGCGGAGCTGCGGCAAGTGCTCATGAGCATGGAGCCCCGGCGCCTGGAGCCCGCGCACCTCGCGCAGCTGCTGCTCTTCGCACCCGACGCCGACGAGGAGCAGCGCTACCAGGCCTACCGCGAGGCGCCCGGCCGCCTCAGCGAGCCCGACCAGTTCGTCCTGCAG ATGCTATCGGTTCCCGAATACAAGACCCGCCTGCGCAGCCTCCACTTCCAGGCCACCCtccaggagaagacagaggagatCCGGGGCAGCCTGGAGTGcttgcgccaggcctccctcgaGCTCAAGAACAGCCGGAAGCTTGCCAAGATCCTGGAG TTTGTGTTGGCCATGGGCAACTATCTCAACGATGGACAGCCTCAAACCAACAAAACCACGGGCTTCAAGATCAACTTCCTGACGGAG CTGAACTCCACCAAGACGGTGGATGGGAAGTCCACCTTCCTGCACATCCTCGCCAAATCGCTGAGCCAGCACTTCCCCGAGCTCCTGGGCTTTGCTCAGGACCTGCCCACTGTGCCCCTGGCTGCCAAAG TGAACCAACGGGCCCTGACCAGCGACTTGGCTGACCTCCATGGCACCATCAGTGAGATCCAGGCTGCGTGCCAGAGCATGTCCCCCTCCAGCGAGGACAAGTTTGCTGTGGTCATGGCG TCTTTCCTGGAGACGGCCCAGCCATTGCTGCGGGCGCTGGACGGGCTGCAGCGAGAGGCCATGGAGGAGCTGGGCAAGGCGCTGGCCTTCTTCGGGGAAGATTCTAAAGCCACCACCTCCGAGGCTTTCTTCGGCATCTTCGCGGAGTTCATGAGCAAGTTCGAG CGAGCGCTCGGCGACCTGCAGGCAGCCGAGGGCCCGCGCAGCTCGGGGATGGTTTCGCCCCTGGCCTGGTGA
- the GRID2IP gene encoding delphilin isoform X1, with product MPATNQGWPEDFGFRLGGSGPCFVLDVVEGSSAHAGGLRPGDQILEVEGLAVGGLSRERLVRLARRCPRVPPSLGVLPGPIGCPGAGSSFEPLTTALRIPRSSRGLYLGRELLRLAGRKRPDAVHRERRRKAQEFSRKVDEILGDQPTAKEQVFSALKRFAAEQRVDELVWALTLVLPPEARGPLLENLRIFIPKKHRARFDEVVSQGLLGKLCRARRTHGAQRLRRSRSEERPERLLVSTRASAAPRRPDEPPPRKAASLLGGRAGPGGARRTVRVYKGNKSFGFTLRGHGPVWIESVLPGSPADNASLKSGDRILFLNGLDMRNCSHDKVVSMLQGSGAMPTLVVEEGLVPFASDSDSMDSPNPSSALTSLQWVAEILPSSIRVQGRTFSQQLEHLLTPPERYGVCRALESFFQHRNIDTLIVDVYPVLDTPAKQVLWQFIYQLLTYEEQELCQEKIACFLGYTAMTAEPESEPEPELEPEPAPEPQMRSSLRASSMCRRSLRSQGLEASLGCGPSDCPEMPLPPIPGERQAGDGTSLPETPNPKMMSAVYAELESRLSSSFKGKMGTSSRARASPPLPSAAGPAGPRTRSSISWPSEQLLPSPCYYPLCSEGLASPSSSESHPYASLDSSRAPSPQPGPGPVCAESPPSPDPSRRPSSRRKLFAFSRPVRSRDTDRFLDALSEQLGPRVTIVEDFLSPENDYEEMSFHDDQGSFITNERSSASECISSSEEGSSLTYSSLSDHIPPPPLSPPPPPPLPFHDPKPSSSRTPDGPRGPAPALPKPLAQLGHPVPPPPPPPLPPPVPCAPPMLPRGLGHRRSETSHMSVKRLRWEQVENSEGTIWGQLGEDSDYDKLSDMVKYLDLELHFGTQKAAKPVPGPEPFRKKEVVEILSHKKAYNTSILLAHLKLSPAELRQVLMSMEPRRLEPAHLAQLLLFAPDADEEQRYQAYREAPGRLSEPDQFVLQMLSVPEYKTRLRSLHFQATLQEKTEEIRGSLECLRQASLELKNSRKLAKILEFVLAMGNYLNDGQPQTNKTTGFKINFLTELNSTKTVDGKSTFLHILAKSLSQHFPELLGFAQDLPTVPLAAKVNQRALTSDLADLHGTISEIQAACQSMSPSSEDKFAVVMASFLETAQPLLRALDGLQREAMEELGKALAFFGEDSKATTSEAFFGIFAEFMSKFERALGDLQAAEGPRSSGMVSPLAW from the exons ATGCCGGCCACCAACCAGGGATGGCCAGAGGACTTCGGCTTCCGGCTGGGGGGCTCGGGTCCCTGCTTCGTCCTGGATGTGGTGGAAGGGAGCAGCGCACACGCCGGGGGTCTGCGGCCCGGGGATCAGATCCTGGAGGTGGAGGGGCTGGCTGTGGGCGGCCTGAGCCGCGAGCGCCTAGTGCGCCTGGCCCGGCGCTGCCCGCGCGTGCCGCCCAGCCTGGGCGTGCTCCCCGGCCCCATTGGCTGCCCCGGCGCGGGTTCCAGCTTCGAGCCGCTGACCACAGCCTTACGGATCCCGCGCTCAAGCCGCGGCCTCTATCTGGGCCGCGAGTTGCTACGTCTGGCCGGCCGCAAGCGCCCCGACGCCGTGCACCGAGAGCGTAGGCGCAAAGCCCAGGAGTTCAGCCGCAAG GTGGACGAGATCTTGGGGGACCAGCCGACCGCCAAGGAGCAGGTGTTCTCTGCTCTAAAGCGGTTCGCGGCGGAGCAACGGGTGGACGAGCTGGTGTGGGCGCTCACCCTGGTGCTGCCCCCCGAGGCCCGCGGGCCCCTCCTGGAGAACCTCAG GATCTTCATCCCCAAGAAGCACCGGGCGCGCTTCGACGAGGTGGTGTCTCAGGGTCTGCTGGGCAAGCTGTGCCGCGCGCGGCGGACGCACGGAGCGCAGCGGCTGCGCCGGAGCCGCAGCGAGGAGCGGCCCGAGCGCCTCCTGGTGTCCACGCGCGCCAGCGCCGCCCCTCGCCGCCCCGACGAGCCGCCCCCGCGCAAGGCCGCCTCTCTGCTGGGCGGCCGCGCGGGCCCCGGGGGCGCGCGCAG GACAGTCCGAGTCTACAAGGGCAACAAGAGCTTCGGCTTCACGCTGCGTGGCCATGGACCTGTCTGGATCGAGTCTGTCTTGCCTG GGAGCCCGGCTGACAATGCCTCTCTCAAGTCAGGCGACCGGATCCTCTTCCTCAATGGACTGGACATGAG GAACTGCTCCCACGACAAGGTGGTGTCCATGCTCCAGGGCAGCGGTGCCATGCCCACGCTGGTGGTGGAGGAGGGGCTCGTCCCGTTCGCCAGCG ATTCCGACTCGATGGATTCCCCCAACCCGTCGTCGGCGCTCACCTCCCTGCAGTGGGTGGCAGAGATCCTCCCGTCCAGTATCCGAGTGCAGGGGAGGACCTTCAGCCAGCAGCTGGAGCACCTGCTCACGCCCCCCGAGCGCTACGGGGTCTGCCGGGCCCTCGAGAGCTTCTTCCAGCACAG gaaCATCGACACCCTCATCGTCGATGTCTACCCGGTGCTCGACACTCCGGCCAAGCAGGTCCTCTGGCAGTTCATCTACCAGCTGCTAACCTACGAGGAGCAGGAACTCTGCCAGGAGAAGATCGCCTGCTTCCTGGGCTACACGGCCATGACCG CAGAGCCCGAGTCCGAGCCGGAGCCAGAGCTTGAGCCTGAGCCGGCGCCTGAGCCCCAGATGCGGAGCTCGCTGAGGGCCTCCTCCATGTGCCGCCGCAGCCTCCGCTCCCAGGGCCTGGAGGCCAGCCTTGGCTGTG GTCCCAGCGACTGTCCAGAGATGCCTCTTCCTCCCATCCCAGGCGAGCGCCAGGCGGGAGATGGCACATCCCTCCCCGAGACGCCCAACCCCAAGATG ATGTCAGCCGTCTACGCGGAGCTCGAGTCCCGCCTGAGCAGCAGCTTCAAAGGGAAGATGGGGACCAGCTCCCGAGCCCGCGCCTCCCCGCCACTGCCCAGCGCAGCAGGCCCAGCAG GGCCCAGGACCCGGTCCAGCATCTCATGGCCCAGCGAGCAGCTCCTGCCCTCCCCCTGCTACTACCCGCTGTGCTCAGAGGGCCTGGCCTCCCCCAGCAGCTCCGAGTCCCACCCCTACGCCAGCCTGGACAGCAGCCGGGCACCTTCCCCTCAGCCGGGCCCCGGGCCCGTCTGCGCCGAGAGCCCCCCCAGCCCGGACCCCAGCCGCCGCCCCTCCAGCCGCCGGAAGCTCTTCGCCTTCTCCCGCCCTGTGCGAAGCCGGGACACCGACCGCTTCCTGGATGCGCTGAGTGAGCAGCTGGGCCCCCGGGTCACCATCGTGGAGGATTTCCTGAGCCCTGAGAATGACTATGAGGAG ATGAGCTTCCACGACGACCAGGGCAGCTTCATCACCAACGAGAGGAGCAGCGCCAGCGAGTGCATCAGCAGCAGCGAGGAAGGCAGCTCCCTGACCTACTCCTCCCTCTCTGACCacatccccccgccccccctcagccccccacccccaccgcccttGCCCTTCCATGACCCCAAGCCCAGCAGCTCCCGCACCCCGGACGGGCCCCGGGGCCCTGCTCCAGCGCTGCCCAAGCCCCTCGCCCAGCTCGGCCACCCggtccccccaccgcccccgccgcccctgcccccacccgtCCCCTGTGCACCCCCCATGCTTCCCCGGGGCCTGGGCCACCGCCGCAGCGAGACCAGCCACATGAGTGTCAAGCGCCTGCGGTGGGAGCAGGTGGAGAACTCAGAAGGCACCATCTGGGGACAG CTCGGGGAGGACTCCGACTACGATAAGCTGAGTGACATGGTGAAATACCTCGACCTGGAGCTCCACTTTGGCACCCAGAAAGCTGCCA AGCCGGTGCCGGGGCCTGAGCCCTTCAGGAAGAAGGAGGTGGTGGAGATCCTGTCCCACAAGAAGGCCTACAATACCT CCATCCTGCTGGCGCACCTGAAGCTGAGCCCGGCGGAGCTGCGGCAAGTGCTCATGAGCATGGAGCCCCGGCGCCTGGAGCCCGCGCACCTCGCGCAGCTGCTGCTCTTCGCACCCGACGCCGACGAGGAGCAGCGCTACCAGGCCTACCGCGAGGCGCCCGGCCGCCTCAGCGAGCCCGACCAGTTCGTCCTGCAG ATGCTATCGGTTCCCGAATACAAGACCCGCCTGCGCAGCCTCCACTTCCAGGCCACCCtccaggagaagacagaggagatCCGGGGCAGCCTGGAGTGcttgcgccaggcctccctcgaGCTCAAGAACAGCCGGAAGCTTGCCAAGATCCTGGAG TTTGTGTTGGCCATGGGCAACTATCTCAACGATGGACAGCCTCAAACCAACAAAACCACGGGCTTCAAGATCAACTTCCTGACGGAG CTGAACTCCACCAAGACGGTGGATGGGAAGTCCACCTTCCTGCACATCCTCGCCAAATCGCTGAGCCAGCACTTCCCCGAGCTCCTGGGCTTTGCTCAGGACCTGCCCACTGTGCCCCTGGCTGCCAAAG TGAACCAACGGGCCCTGACCAGCGACTTGGCTGACCTCCATGGCACCATCAGTGAGATCCAGGCTGCGTGCCAGAGCATGTCCCCCTCCAGCGAGGACAAGTTTGCTGTGGTCATGGCG TCTTTCCTGGAGACGGCCCAGCCATTGCTGCGGGCGCTGGACGGGCTGCAGCGAGAGGCCATGGAGGAGCTGGGCAAGGCGCTGGCCTTCTTCGGGGAAGATTCTAAAGCCACCACCTCCGAGGCTTTCTTCGGCATCTTCGCGGAGTTCATGAGCAAGTTCGAG CGAGCGCTCGGCGACCTGCAGGCAGCCGAGGGCCCGCGCAGCTCGGGGATGGTTTCGCCCCTGGCCTGGTGA